In Micromonospora purpureochromogenes, a single window of DNA contains:
- a CDS encoding acetaldehyde dehydrogenase (acetylating) yields MTTGVAVIGSGNIGTDLMIKVLRLSDSLRMVAMAGIDPESDGLARARRLGVATTAGGVDGLVAMPEFADVELVFDATSAGAHRHNDAVLRAHGRTVVDLTPAAIGPYVVPPVNLDEHLHESNVNMVTCGGQATVPIVAAVGRVTPVAYAEIVASIASKSAGPGTRANIDEFTETTARAIEVVGGAERGKAIIVLNPADPPLLMRDTVYCLCPDTDADRAAIAASVTDMVATVQEYVPGYRLKQDVQFDRVDTYVPSLGRHLTGWQVSVFLEVSGAGHYLPAYAGNLDIMTSAALRTAERLVARRASSAEVAA; encoded by the coding sequence ATGACCACGGGGGTGGCGGTGATCGGGTCCGGCAACATCGGCACCGATCTGATGATCAAGGTATTGCGGCTCAGCGACAGCCTCCGGATGGTGGCGATGGCCGGCATCGACCCGGAGTCCGACGGTCTGGCCCGGGCCCGGCGGCTCGGCGTGGCCACCACCGCCGGCGGCGTGGACGGGCTCGTCGCCATGCCCGAGTTCGCCGACGTGGAGCTGGTCTTCGACGCCACCTCGGCCGGCGCGCACCGGCACAACGACGCCGTGCTGCGGGCGCACGGCCGCACGGTGGTCGACCTGACCCCGGCGGCCATCGGCCCGTACGTGGTGCCGCCGGTCAACCTGGACGAGCACCTGCACGAGAGCAACGTCAACATGGTCACCTGCGGCGGGCAGGCCACCGTGCCGATCGTCGCCGCCGTCGGCCGGGTCACCCCGGTCGCGTACGCGGAGATCGTCGCCTCGATCGCCTCGAAGTCGGCCGGTCCGGGCACCCGGGCCAACATCGACGAGTTCACCGAGACCACCGCCCGGGCGATCGAGGTGGTCGGCGGCGCGGAGCGGGGCAAGGCGATCATCGTGCTCAACCCGGCCGACCCGCCGCTGCTGATGCGCGACACCGTCTACTGCCTCTGCCCGGACACCGACGCCGACCGGGCCGCCATCGCCGCCTCGGTGACCGACATGGTGGCCACGGTCCAGGAGTACGTCCCCGGCTACCGGCTCAAGCAGGACGTGCAGTTCGACCGGGTCGACACCTACGTGCCGTCCCTCGGGCGGCACCTGACCGGCTGGCAGGTCTCGGTCTTCCTGGAGGTCTCCGGGGCCGGGCACTACCTGCCGGCGTACGCCGGGAACCTGGACATCATGACCTCCGCCGCGCTGCGTACCGCGGAGCGACTTGTGGCCCGGCGCGCGAGCAGCGC